A window of the Actinomycetes bacterium genome harbors these coding sequences:
- a CDS encoding RNA-binding protein: MNKRLYVGNLDYATTDKELEELFATEGKVVYSKIINRADGKSRGFGFVEMETEEEAKKAMEKFDQSSFKDRTIVVNEAKSREKRSFQSGGGEQRNYRSRDKEDLNSKLKKLRKKFQ, translated from the coding sequence GTGAATAAGAGACTGTATGTGGGTAACCTGGACTATGCAACCACGGATAAAGAGCTGGAAGAACTGTTTGCTACTGAAGGTAAAGTAGTGTACTCCAAGATTATTAACCGTGCAGACGGAAAATCAAGAGGTTTTGGCTTTGTGGAAATGGAAACTGAAGAAGAGGCCAAAAAGGCTATGGAAAAATTTGACCAGTCTAGTTTTAAAGACAGAACTATTGTGGTTAATGAAGCCAAATCCAGGGAGAAAAGAAGCTTCCAGTCCGGTGGCGGAGAACAGCGTAACTACAGAAGCAGAGACAAGGAAGACTTAAATTCAAAGCTGAAAAAACTGCGAAAAAAATTCCAGTAA
- a CDS encoding transglutaminase-like domain-containing protein, producing MCSQIDPLPSSSPQTEPPPPVETEQAVSEPDALEDLEEKSDEGLDPREVYFNIEYSVHVPDKTDKIIFVSTIPGNYSKRQKVLDIQYSPRPSRIFTRGQNKYAEFMIEEPLLDFTINIASRMILYDYDLVSATSTRNNKPEGDLDEYLNEEKYLDIDDPVIADNPLVNTLTEHPLDKIRMLYDYVLDNMSYDTYNPHSLGAAEALKTGKGDCTEYTDALVALSRASGFPARFVEGYYLFGSDLNNGHNWAEVYLNRYGWVPFDPTIDDSNKISGYTTFNNLQNTYVYLSFKRNDPALSYYHFYYYRYWGYNIEVTKNISYTLTP from the coding sequence ATGTGCTCACAAATAGATCCCCTGCCTTCATCCAGCCCTCAGACCGAACCGCCTCCTCCGGTAGAGACAGAACAGGCAGTATCAGAACCCGATGCTTTAGAAGATTTAGAAGAAAAAAGTGATGAAGGCCTGGATCCCCGGGAAGTTTATTTTAATATCGAATACTCCGTGCATGTACCAGATAAGACCGATAAAATAATATTTGTATCTACCATACCCGGCAATTACAGCAAAAGGCAGAAGGTCTTAGATATCCAGTATTCTCCCCGGCCATCCAGGATATTTACCCGGGGACAGAACAAATATGCAGAATTTATGATAGAAGAACCCCTGCTGGATTTTACTATAAACATTGCCAGCCGCATGATCTTGTATGATTATGACCTGGTCTCTGCCACTTCAACCCGGAATAATAAACCCGAAGGGGACCTTGATGAATATCTGAATGAAGAAAAGTACCTGGATATAGATGACCCGGTAATTGCTGATAACCCACTGGTCAACACATTAACCGAACACCCTCTGGATAAAATCAGGATGCTGTATGATTATGTTTTAGATAATATGAGCTATGACACCTATAATCCTCATTCCCTGGGAGCAGCAGAAGCACTTAAAACCGGTAAAGGGGACTGTACCGAATACACCGATGCCCTGGTGGCGCTAAGCCGGGCTTCAGGTTTCCCGGCCAGGTTTGTTGAAGGTTACTACCTCTTTGGTTCAGATCTGAACAATGGCCACAACTGGGCAGAAGTGTATCTAAACCGCTATGGCTGGGTGCCCTTTGACCCTACCATTGATGACAGCAATAAAATAAGCGGTTATACTACCTTCAACAATCTCCAGAATACCTATGTTTATCTTTCTTTTAAAAGAAATGACCCCGCACTTAGCTATTACCATTTCTACTATTACCGGTACTGGGGTTACAATATAGAGGTTACCAAGAACATAAGCTATACACTTACTCCATGA
- a CDS encoding cation diffusion facilitator family transporter, producing MHEHNHKSSATTNIKVAFFLNLGFAIVEVIGGFWTNSLAIASDALHDLGDSLSLGLSWILEKYSNRKNDSKYTYGYKRYSLLAALINAIILTAGSLFILYQAVNRILEPQPVHAQGMIYFAIGGIIVNGLAVLRLRKGKTLNEKIVSFHLLEDVLGWIAVLVISIVMMFKDIPILDPILSSAIAVYILYNVAKNLKKTLSVFMQAAPEGINIEDIDKNIMQLDKVIDVHHTHLWSIDSLNHVLTTHIVVEDQLDLQQISDIKRQIKEMLKPLGLEHVTLEMERKSETCNLRDQDCF from the coding sequence ATGCATGAGCATAACCATAAAAGCAGTGCCACTACCAATATAAAGGTTGCTTTCTTTCTGAACCTGGGATTTGCTATTGTGGAGGTTATTGGAGGTTTCTGGACCAACAGCCTGGCTATTGCCTCCGATGCTTTGCACGACCTGGGAGACAGCCTTTCTCTGGGGCTTTCCTGGATACTTGAAAAGTACTCTAATAGAAAAAATGACAGTAAATACACCTATGGCTATAAAAGATATTCCCTGCTGGCAGCCCTGATTAACGCCATAATTTTAACTGCTGGATCCCTGTTTATACTGTATCAGGCAGTGAACAGGATTCTGGAACCGCAGCCAGTCCATGCCCAAGGAATGATATACTTTGCCATCGGGGGAATAATAGTAAACGGCTTGGCTGTTTTAAGGTTGAGAAAAGGTAAAACCTTAAATGAAAAAATAGTATCCTTTCATTTGCTGGAGGATGTCCTGGGCTGGATAGCGGTTCTGGTAATAAGTATAGTAATGATGTTTAAGGATATCCCCATACTGGACCCCATACTTTCATCAGCCATAGCCGTCTACATCCTGTATAATGTAGCCAAAAATTTAAAGAAGACTTTATCAGTATTTATGCAGGCTGCCCCGGAAGGTATAAACATTGAAGATATAGATAAAAACATAATGCAGCTGGACAAGGTTATAGACGTCCACCATACCCATCTGTGGTCCATCGACAGCTTAAATCATGTACTTACCACTCATATAGTGGTGGAGGATCAGCTGGATCTTCAACAAATATCCGATATAAAAAGACAGATTAAAGAGATGCTCAAACCACTGGGACTGGAACATGTGACCCTGGAGATGGAAAGAAAAAGTGAAACCTGCAACCTGAGGGACCAAGACTGTTTTTAA